A single Tuberibacillus sp. Marseille-P3662 DNA region contains:
- a CDS encoding YqhR family membrane protein: protein MAEQKRLEQNKDEHQLTTNGRVVLIGLFGGIIWGLIGYLVYLFRFTKFGPALTLEPFALGNIKEGTSGQWWGLLALCVISVILAFIYKFTLGRVKNMWVSIFFGLALWVAVFYILQPWIPDLPYVTDLGINTISTTLCLYVLWGLFVGYSISFDLVSTSNAEKAAKEEKSGAQSSK, encoded by the coding sequence TTGGCGGAACAAAAACGATTAGAACAAAATAAAGATGAGCATCAATTAACGACAAACGGTAGGGTTGTTTTAATAGGCTTATTTGGCGGCATCATATGGGGACTAATTGGTTATCTGGTTTATCTGTTTCGATTTACAAAATTTGGTCCGGCCTTAACTCTCGAACCCTTTGCCCTTGGAAATATAAAAGAAGGTACCTCCGGTCAATGGTGGGGATTATTGGCACTCTGTGTGATCTCAGTGATCTTGGCCTTTATTTATAAATTTACGCTTGGCAGGGTTAAGAACATGTGGGTGAGTATATTTTTCGGACTGGCGTTATGGGTGGCCGTTTTTTACATATTACAACCTTGGATTCCGGATTTACCTTACGTTACTGATCTCGGTATTAATACGATTTCAACTACTTTGTGTTTATATGTTTTATGGGGGCTGTTTGTGGGTTATTCCATTTCGTTTGATTTAGTTTCGACCTCTAATGCCGAAAAAGCTGCTAAAGAGGAGAAGTCTGGGGCGCAGTCGTCGAAATAA
- the aroQ gene encoding type II 3-dehydroquinate dehydratase, with protein sequence MKHFLIINGPNLNRLGSREPDIYGHHTLEDLDQQLKQYGQNQQFRVTSRQSNHEGDMIDWVQQAESDYDGIVMNAGAFTHYSYAIRDAIAGTDIPVIEVHISNIHKRESFRHHSVIAPVVTGQIVGFGFQGYILALDYLRRMS encoded by the coding sequence ATGAAGCATTTCCTTATTATTAATGGTCCAAATTTGAATAGGCTAGGCAGTCGCGAGCCAGATATTTACGGCCATCACACGTTAGAGGACTTGGATCAACAGCTCAAACAATATGGTCAAAATCAACAATTTAGGGTCACAAGTCGGCAATCCAATCATGAAGGGGATATGATTGACTGGGTGCAACAAGCTGAATCAGACTATGATGGGATTGTTATGAATGCGGGCGCTTTTACCCATTATAGCTATGCGATTCGTGATGCTATCGCTGGTACCGATATACCAGTGATTGAAGTCCATATATCTAACATACATAAACGCGAATCGTTCCGACATCATTCTGTAATAGCTCCCGTTGTAACTGGACAGATTGTTGGTTTCGGCTTTCAAGGGTATATCCTCGCACTGGATTATTTACGTCGTATGAGCTAA
- the efp gene encoding elongation factor P, with protein sequence MISVNDFKTGLTVEVEGGIWSVVDFQHVKPGKGAAFVRSKLRNLRTGAIQERTFRAGEKINRAHIETRKMQYLYGSGNVHTFMDLDNYEQIEFEASQIQNELNYLKENMEVQIQTYENETIGIDLPNTVKLKVTETEPGLKGDTQSGGSKPATLETGYVVSVPLFVNEGDELVIDTRTGSYTSRA encoded by the coding sequence ATGATTTCAGTTAATGATTTTAAAACAGGTTTAACGGTTGAAGTTGAGGGAGGCATTTGGTCTGTCGTTGATTTTCAGCATGTTAAGCCTGGAAAAGGCGCCGCTTTTGTCCGCTCAAAACTTAGGAATCTAAGAACAGGCGCCATCCAAGAACGCACATTTCGTGCTGGTGAAAAAATTAACCGTGCTCATATAGAAACCCGGAAAATGCAGTATTTATATGGTAGCGGTAATGTTCACACATTTATGGATCTGGATAATTATGAACAAATAGAATTTGAAGCGTCGCAAATTCAGAATGAGTTAAACTATCTAAAAGAAAATATGGAAGTTCAAATTCAAACTTATGAAAATGAAACCATTGGCATTGATTTGCCGAATACGGTTAAATTAAAAGTGACGGAAACTGAGCCAGGACTTAAAGGGGATACTCAGTCTGGCGGTTCCAAGCCCGCAACTTTAGAGACCGGCTATGTTGTCAGCGTTCCGTTATTTGTTAACGAAGGTGACGAACTTGTCATTGATACTCGAACGGGAAGTTACACTTCCCGGGCCTAA
- the spoIIIAA gene encoding stage III sporulation protein AA, with the protein MERIMAVLPSDISQALGPYIMDDKSDIEEIRLRISQPVEIIMNHRSFYPREDLIFNKKQAEQLLSRLSEYSLYTLEEELKRGYVTIKGGHRVGLAGRVIMEHGKVKRIRDISSFNIRVARQTIGAADHLVPKLCSGGKWHSALFIGSPQAGKTTLLRDLARIISQGQAGIPAKKVGVVDERSEIAGCLKGIPQNQLGPRVDVLDACPKAEGMMMLIRSMSPDVLIVDEIGRQEDTNALLEALNAGVSVMATVHGQDFEDIAKRPLIQPLLHHQIFTRFIELNRRQRPGQIKQLLNAEGKPIQAVMHP; encoded by the coding sequence ATGGAACGCATTATGGCCGTTCTGCCTTCCGACATTAGCCAAGCATTAGGACCTTATATCATGGATGACAAAAGTGACATAGAAGAAATTCGGCTGAGAATCTCCCAACCTGTGGAAATCATTATGAATCATCGATCGTTCTATCCACGAGAAGATCTCATTTTTAATAAGAAACAGGCGGAGCAATTACTCAGCCGGTTGAGTGAATATTCATTGTATACACTAGAAGAGGAATTAAAACGAGGCTACGTCACCATCAAAGGTGGACATCGCGTCGGCCTTGCCGGACGGGTAATAATGGAACATGGAAAAGTGAAAAGGATTCGCGATATAAGTTCCTTCAATATCCGGGTTGCTCGTCAGACCATTGGTGCCGCTGATCATTTAGTTCCAAAATTATGTTCTGGTGGTAAGTGGCATAGTGCTCTCTTTATTGGTTCACCACAAGCGGGAAAAACTACGCTTCTTAGGGATTTGGCCCGAATCATTAGTCAAGGACAAGCAGGTATCCCAGCAAAAAAAGTTGGCGTTGTGGATGAAAGGTCCGAAATTGCGGGGTGCTTAAAGGGCATTCCACAAAATCAATTAGGGCCGCGGGTAGATGTTCTCGATGCTTGTCCAAAGGCTGAAGGGATGATGATGCTTATCCGGTCAATGAGTCCAGACGTGCTAATTGTTGATGAAATTGGCCGCCAAGAGGATACGAATGCCTTGTTGGAAGCACTCAATGCTGGTGTGAGTGTTATGGCGACTGTCCATGGTCAAGATTTTGAAGACATCGCGAAACGACCGTTGATACAACCATTGCTTCATCACCAGATTTTCACGAGATTCATAGAGTTAAACCGGAGGCAGCGTCCGGGACAAATCAAACAGCTATTAAATGCAGAGGGCAAACCGATTCAAGCTGTGATGCATCCATGA
- the spoIIIAB gene encoding stage III sporulation protein SpoIIIAB — MLKFLGALIIIGTTSGIGWILAKQYSDRPRQLRQIRTALQSLESEIVYSLTPISEAAGTIAKQLPSPVKRMFANFAERLDEERSTAEDAWAQTLEAFWPHTALKNTEKEILLQFGSTLGKHDSDNQTKQIRLTLSHLEREEQEAKDIQLKYEKMTKSLGFLSGVLLVLLLF, encoded by the coding sequence ATGCTAAAATTTTTGGGTGCGCTCATCATCATTGGCACAACAAGCGGAATTGGTTGGATATTAGCTAAGCAATACAGCGATCGGCCCAGACAGCTTAGACAAATTCGTACAGCCTTACAGTCTCTTGAATCAGAAATTGTTTATAGTTTAACACCGATTAGTGAAGCAGCTGGGACCATTGCCAAACAGCTTCCCTCTCCTGTCAAACGTATGTTTGCAAATTTTGCTGAACGGTTGGACGAAGAGCGGTCCACCGCAGAAGATGCCTGGGCCCAAACCCTTGAAGCCTTTTGGCCACATACAGCTTTAAAAAACACAGAAAAAGAAATTTTACTGCAATTTGGGTCAACTTTGGGAAAACACGATTCTGATAATCAAACGAAACAAATCCGCTTAACACTATCACATCTTGAGAGAGAAGAGCAAGAAGCCAAAGATATTCAACTTAAATATGAAAAAATGACCAAAAGTTTGGGGTTTTTATCGGGCGTTTTATTGGTGCTACTGCTGTTCTAA
- the spoIIIAC gene encoding stage III sporulation protein AC produces the protein MSFDVDTIFQIAGIGIIIAMIQTVLKQMGKEDWSQWVTLIGFIIILAMISTYIADLFEKIRRVFLFQ, from the coding sequence ATGTCATTTGATGTTGATACCATCTTCCAGATTGCTGGGATTGGGATTATCATTGCCATGATTCAGACCGTTTTAAAGCAAATGGGGAAAGAAGACTGGTCTCAGTGGGTTACGCTTATTGGTTTTATTATCATTTTAGCGATGATCTCAACTTATATTGCTGATTTGTTTGAGAAGATTCGCAGAGTATTTCTGTTTCAATGA
- the spoIIIAD gene encoding stage III sporulation protein AD, whose amino-acid sequence MEILQIIGLGISATFLVMILKEQKPLFAFLLLVIFGVTILSFLVGKISMVIRMIERIAINADLNMVYLETILKIIGIAYIAEFGAQITKDAGQNAIASKIELAGKVLILVMAIPILTSLIKTVIGLIPE is encoded by the coding sequence ATTGAAATTCTGCAGATTATAGGACTCGGAATTAGTGCAACGTTTTTGGTTATGATCCTCAAAGAGCAAAAGCCATTATTTGCTTTTCTGTTATTGGTCATTTTTGGTGTGACCATCTTATCTTTTTTAGTGGGTAAAATAAGTATGGTTATCCGTATGATTGAGCGAATCGCCATCAACGCGGACCTTAACATGGTTTACTTAGAGACAATACTGAAGATTATCGGTATTGCTTATATTGCAGAATTTGGGGCCCAAATTACAAAAGACGCTGGTCAAAATGCGATTGCTTCTAAGATTGAGTTAGCTGGTAAGGTGTTGATTTTGGTTATGGCAATTCCAATTTTAACGTCACTCATTAAAACTGTCATTGGATTAATTCCTGAATAA
- the spoIIIAE gene encoding stage III sporulation protein AE, whose amino-acid sequence MRLWTKRLMAIGAISLIIILLIPEEVSAENLTDQWVDEQLKNLDTSEIKAYWNKVVTQYEGFLPESKNMDLIDFFKADKQGLIKDWMLGLVRYLFHELLVNGKLLGTLIILAVVAVLLQTLQNAFEQQAVSKVAYAVVYMVLIILTLNSFRVAIDYTMEAVNSMSHFLLALLPMVLALIASSGGVTSVAFFHPLIIFLINASGWLIGQFVLPLLFMSVLLQIISTMTEHYKVTHLGNLLRNIALGTLAVFFAIFLGVLSVQGAATAISDGIVVKTAKFVTGNFVPVVGQMFTDAADTVISASMIVKNTVGIFGLVILLFIVAFPAIKVFSLALIYNLAAAILQPLGGGPVIESLSIIGKSMLFIFAALAIVSIMFFLAITIIIASGNLSIMVR is encoded by the coding sequence ATGCGGCTTTGGACAAAAAGGCTGATGGCCATCGGAGCTATCTCGTTAATTATCATTTTATTAATACCTGAGGAGGTCAGTGCTGAAAATTTGACCGATCAATGGGTGGACGAGCAGTTGAAGAACTTGGATACATCGGAGATCAAAGCTTACTGGAATAAAGTCGTGACCCAATACGAGGGTTTCTTGCCTGAAAGTAAAAATATGGACTTAATAGATTTCTTTAAAGCGGACAAGCAAGGTCTCATTAAAGACTGGATGTTAGGGTTGGTTCGTTATCTTTTCCATGAGCTGCTTGTTAATGGGAAACTCTTAGGAACATTAATCATTCTCGCAGTGGTCGCTGTTCTCTTACAAACATTGCAAAATGCTTTTGAGCAACAGGCGGTATCGAAAGTGGCTTATGCTGTTGTCTACATGGTGTTAATTATCTTGACGTTGAACAGTTTTAGAGTGGCAATTGATTACACAATGGAAGCTGTTAATAGTATGAGTCACTTTTTACTCGCCTTATTGCCAATGGTATTAGCCTTGATAGCCAGCAGCGGTGGAGTCACATCTGTCGCTTTTTTTCATCCGCTTATTATATTTTTAATTAATGCCAGTGGCTGGTTGATTGGTCAATTTGTTTTACCTTTATTGTTTATGTCCGTCCTGCTTCAAATCATAAGTACAATGACCGAGCATTATAAAGTGACGCATTTGGGGAATCTGCTTCGCAATATTGCCCTCGGTACGCTCGCGGTCTTTTTTGCCATTTTCCTAGGTGTGTTATCTGTTCAAGGGGCTGCGACGGCGATATCCGATGGGATTGTGGTCAAGACAGCTAAATTTGTGACCGGAAATTTTGTCCCCGTCGTAGGACAAATGTTTACAGATGCTGCAGATACCGTCATCAGTGCATCAATGATTGTCAAAAATACGGTGGGTATTTTTGGGTTAGTCATTTTATTATTTATCGTCGCGTTCCCGGCTATTAAGGTATTTTCGTTAGCCCTGATCTATAATCTCGCTGCTGCCATTTTACAACCTCTTGGTGGTGGCCCAGTTATTGAGAGTCTGTCAATTATCGGCAAAAGTATGCTATTTATTTTTGCAGCTCTAGCGATTGTATCTATCATGTTCTTTCTCGCCATCACAATCATTATCGCATCCGGCAATCTATCAATTATGGTTCGTTAG
- the spoIIIAF gene encoding stage III sporulation protein AF — MDVLYQWITEIVLLILLAIVLELLLPNNAFQKYVKMVVSLIIVLALLSPIMKLFEIQPSEIIDEMAKTKETSEIQESIKMKKRVIESEQAEYTQNQTAVQMKQYVQEELIQDYGLAITNIDLQISEKKQQNGQQPVEHATVYVKEADTREQSDQMNAVDPVDHIQVSTKKETSSKDGQASDKQDRQSKEEASRFIAKKWEMDADQVTVYMEGGESADDTG, encoded by the coding sequence TTGGATGTACTATATCAATGGATAACCGAAATCGTCCTTTTAATTCTTTTGGCGATAGTATTAGAGTTGTTACTGCCGAATAATGCATTTCAGAAATACGTCAAGATGGTTGTGTCATTAATTATCGTTTTGGCACTGCTCAGTCCGATTATGAAACTATTTGAGATTCAGCCAAGCGAAATTATTGACGAAATGGCGAAGACTAAAGAGACATCAGAGATACAGGAATCAATAAAAATGAAAAAAAGAGTAATAGAATCAGAACAAGCTGAATATACTCAGAATCAAACGGCTGTCCAAATGAAGCAATACGTTCAGGAGGAGTTGATACAAGATTATGGTTTAGCAATTACAAATATTGATCTGCAAATCTCTGAAAAAAAGCAACAAAATGGGCAACAACCGGTTGAACATGCCACTGTATATGTCAAGGAAGCAGACACGAGAGAGCAATCGGACCAAATGAATGCTGTTGATCCTGTTGATCATATCCAAGTGTCAACAAAGAAAGAGACATCGTCAAAAGACGGTCAAGCTTCTGATAAACAAGATCGGCAAAGCAAGGAAGAGGCTTCAAGGTTTATCGCTAAAAAATGGGAAATGGATGCTGATCAAGTGACTGTTTATATGGAAGGAGGCGAATCTGCGGATGACACCGGGTGA
- the spoIIIAG gene encoding stage III sporulation protein AG encodes MTPGDLLNKLKQTFFEGQSDQPVKKRSKFQMLILLLAVGVGMMILSEFFTSGGGQENSADVVPVSQTPSDDQASSAMNHSSQSKEKESMEAYASDLEDQLEDFLKKIQGVSDVDVMVWLGSSKKSIYEKDEDSSQQKTVETDNDGGERTIKEQQNNGQVVFKDGKNGKQPILVTKESPEISGVAVVADGADNKLVRTWIINTVTSVLRVPSYNVEVTPGKSKEE; translated from the coding sequence ATGACACCGGGTGATCTCCTTAATAAATTGAAACAAACGTTTTTTGAAGGTCAGAGCGACCAACCCGTCAAAAAGCGATCAAAATTCCAGATGTTAATTCTGTTACTAGCCGTTGGGGTCGGGATGATGATCCTTTCAGAATTCTTCACATCTGGAGGGGGCCAAGAGAATTCCGCTGATGTTGTTCCTGTTAGCCAAACGCCTTCTGACGATCAGGCATCATCGGCGATGAACCATAGCAGTCAATCGAAGGAGAAAGAGTCGATGGAAGCCTACGCCTCGGATTTAGAAGATCAACTAGAAGATTTCTTGAAAAAAATTCAAGGTGTTTCCGACGTTGATGTCATGGTGTGGTTAGGTAGTTCAAAGAAAAGTATCTACGAAAAAGACGAGGATTCATCACAACAAAAAACAGTGGAGACAGACAATGATGGCGGTGAGCGAACGATAAAGGAACAGCAAAATAATGGCCAAGTTGTCTTTAAGGATGGCAAGAATGGCAAACAGCCGATTCTTGTAACGAAGGAAAGTCCGGAAATAAGCGGTGTAGCGGTTGTTGCTGACGGTGCGGATAACAAATTAGTGCGGACGTGGATCATCAATACTGTGACATCGGTACTTCGAGTACCTTCATATAATGTAGAAGTAACCCCAGGAAAGTCTAAGGAGGAATAA
- a CDS encoding SpoIIIAH-like family protein, which translates to MVLKKQTVWLLTMLSLIVVLSVYYVTTPGTGEQLAADDGEKQTETASKDGQSNSKDVTSSIEADSALAELENQKVDRRNEQAQQYQNTITGSDSATKVSEAKANLETLKTTERQETLLEDWVVNQGFSDAVVDTQGQNIKVYVNSKQLSKKQANSIMRKSNEYLGSEKLVKVVRK; encoded by the coding sequence ATGGTTTTGAAAAAACAAACAGTATGGTTATTAACGATGTTGAGTCTAATCGTTGTGCTTTCGGTGTATTATGTAACGACACCTGGAACAGGAGAACAATTGGCAGCTGATGATGGGGAAAAACAAACGGAAACAGCTTCAAAAGATGGACAAAGTAATAGCAAAGATGTCACTTCAAGCATCGAAGCTGATTCAGCGTTAGCTGAACTTGAGAATCAAAAAGTGGATCGTCGGAACGAACAGGCTCAACAATATCAGAACACCATCACCGGTTCTGATTCAGCCACAAAAGTCAGCGAAGCTAAAGCCAATTTGGAAACTCTTAAAACAACTGAACGTCAGGAAACATTATTAGAAGATTGGGTCGTTAATCAAGGGTTTTCCGATGCCGTTGTTGACACTCAAGGCCAAAACATAAAAGTCTATGTTAATAGTAAACAATTATCCAAGAAACAAGCCAACTCCATTATGCGTAAGTCAAATGAATATTTGGGATCGGAAAAACTTGTTAAAGTCGTTCGAAAATAA
- the accB gene encoding acetyl-CoA carboxylase biotin carboxyl carrier protein: MLKIQEIRELINLIDDSSINEFEYEHDGSTIKMKKTLEGNVVQVPSQQMPVQQPIQQQAQTADLGASVQSQPQTQNETIDQQSDDTTHLHKIESPMVGTFYAASSPEADPFVKEGDKVSEDKVVCIIEAMKLFNEIEAEVKGEIVEMLVDDGQLVEYGQPLFLVKPE; the protein is encoded by the coding sequence TTGCTAAAGATCCAGGAAATTCGTGAACTCATCAACCTAATTGATGATTCCTCTATTAATGAATTTGAATATGAACACGATGGATCTACCATAAAAATGAAAAAGACTTTGGAAGGGAATGTTGTTCAAGTTCCTTCGCAGCAAATGCCGGTTCAACAACCCATACAACAACAAGCTCAAACGGCTGATTTGGGAGCGTCGGTTCAGAGTCAACCCCAAACGCAAAATGAAACCATTGACCAGCAATCAGATGATACGACTCATTTACATAAGATTGAATCGCCAATGGTCGGAACATTTTATGCCGCCTCATCACCAGAAGCGGATCCATTTGTTAAAGAAGGCGACAAAGTTTCTGAAGACAAGGTTGTCTGTATAATCGAAGCGATGAAGCTTTTTAACGAAATTGAAGCCGAAGTGAAGGGTGAAATCGTTGAAATGCTTGTTGATGATGGCCAATTAGTTGAATACGGTCAACCGCTATTTTTAGTAAAACCGGAATAA
- the accC gene encoding acetyl-CoA carboxylase biotin carboxylase subunit: MIKRVLIANRGEIAVRIIRACRELDIETVAIYSEADRDALHVQLADEAYCIGPKLSKDSYLNYTNIMSVATLTGVDAIHPGYGFLSENADFAELCQECKITFIGPSSEAISKMGVKDVARSTMKEAGVPVVPGSEGVVSSEDEAVRVAYEIGFPVIIKATAGGGGKGIRVARDEESLRKGVNVTQKEAETAFGDPGVYIEKFVENFRHVEIQILADNFGNVIHLGERDCTIQRRLQKLVEETPSPALDDHKREEMGMAAVRAAKAVDYSGAGTIEFIYDNEGHFYFMEMNTRIQVEHPVTEYVTGIDLIKQQIRVANGEQLGFSQEDVTFTGWAIECRVNAEDPYKDFMPSPGHVNLYLPPGGPGVRVDSAVYPGYMIPPYYDSMVAKVITHGKTRDEAVAKMKRALGECVVDGIKTTIPFHLQLFNHPVFVSGDFNTTFLENHAIMQDVD; this comes from the coding sequence ATGATAAAACGAGTATTGATTGCTAACCGCGGCGAAATTGCGGTTCGCATTATCCGGGCCTGCCGAGAATTAGATATTGAGACTGTCGCCATCTATTCTGAGGCTGATCGCGACGCCTTACATGTTCAACTGGCAGATGAAGCTTACTGTATTGGTCCTAAGCTATCAAAAGACAGTTATTTGAACTACACTAATATTATGAGTGTCGCAACTCTAACAGGCGTTGATGCTATTCACCCTGGCTATGGCTTTTTATCGGAAAACGCCGACTTCGCGGAATTGTGCCAGGAATGCAAGATTACATTCATTGGACCTAGCTCTGAAGCGATTAGTAAGATGGGGGTTAAAGATGTGGCCCGCAGTACTATGAAGGAGGCTGGGGTTCCCGTTGTCCCTGGATCTGAGGGTGTTGTGTCCTCTGAAGATGAAGCAGTGCGTGTTGCCTACGAAATTGGATTCCCGGTTATTATTAAGGCAACAGCTGGTGGTGGTGGTAAAGGTATACGCGTGGCGCGCGATGAGGAATCGCTGCGAAAAGGTGTCAATGTTACACAAAAAGAAGCCGAAACAGCTTTTGGTGACCCAGGCGTTTACATCGAAAAGTTCGTTGAAAACTTTCGTCATGTTGAGATTCAAATTTTAGCTGATAACTTCGGAAATGTGATCCATTTAGGTGAACGAGATTGCACCATTCAACGGCGCTTGCAAAAGCTAGTTGAAGAAACACCATCACCGGCGCTTGATGACCATAAGCGTGAAGAAATGGGGATGGCAGCTGTTCGGGCCGCTAAAGCAGTTGACTATTCCGGTGCAGGAACGATTGAGTTTATTTATGACAATGAAGGTCATTTTTACTTTATGGAAATGAATACACGTATTCAGGTTGAACATCCTGTCACGGAATATGTCACGGGTATTGACTTGATCAAACAACAAATTCGTGTTGCTAATGGTGAACAGTTGGGCTTTAGTCAGGAAGACGTTACATTTACCGGTTGGGCAATAGAGTGCCGGGTCAATGCTGAAGACCCGTATAAGGACTTCATGCCGTCGCCGGGACATGTCAATCTTTACTTGCCGCCTGGTGGACCGGGTGTACGTGTTGATTCTGCTGTCTATCCTGGTTATATGATTCCACCCTATTATGATTCGATGGTGGCCAAAGTCATTACTCACGGAAAAACACGGGATGAAGCAGTAGCGAAAATGAAACGGGCTCTGGGAGAATGTGTTGTTGACGGTATCAAAACAACGATCCCTTTCCATTTACAATTATTTAACCATCCTGTGTTTGTTAGTGGTGATTTTAATACGACATTTCTTGAGAACCACGCAATTATGCAAGATGTGGATTAA
- a CDS encoding Asp23/Gls24 family envelope stress response protein, whose translation MDEKKQPLDYEVDTPMFEMDDNENDLGKVEISPEVIEVIAGIAATEIEGVAAMHGGFATGVAERLGRKNHGKGVKVDLTDSGILIDVQLHMEYGVSVPRVAQQVQENIEQTLRTMTALEVQGINIHVVGVVFEPKPDHDYTDNQ comes from the coding sequence ATGGATGAAAAGAAACAACCGTTAGATTATGAAGTCGATACGCCCATGTTTGAAATGGATGATAATGAGAATGACTTAGGAAAAGTGGAGATATCTCCGGAAGTTATCGAAGTCATTGCTGGGATTGCTGCAACGGAAATTGAAGGTGTTGCGGCTATGCATGGCGGTTTCGCCACCGGTGTTGCTGAGCGCCTTGGTCGGAAGAATCACGGTAAAGGTGTTAAAGTGGATTTAACAGATTCGGGCATCCTTATTGACGTTCAACTCCACATGGAATATGGTGTTTCTGTACCGAGAGTCGCTCAGCAAGTTCAAGAAAACATTGAACAGACCCTCAGAACCATGACAGCTCTTGAAGTTCAAGGCATTAACATTCATGTGGTTGGAGTTGTTTTTGAACCAAAACCTGACCATGACTATACGGATAACCAGTAA
- the nusB gene encoding transcription antitermination factor NusB has translation MKRREAREKAVQALFHITLNDTGIHEALDNVNAQQTSEPFIKELLTTTIEHRDTIDALIKNYLIHWQFDRLSQMDRTIMRLAICEICYFGDIPAGVSINEAVELAKKFSDHDAHKFINGILSKVANNHHE, from the coding sequence TTGAAGAGAAGAGAGGCTCGTGAAAAAGCGGTTCAAGCGTTGTTCCATATTACATTGAATGATACGGGCATTCATGAGGCGTTAGACAATGTCAATGCCCAGCAGACGTCTGAACCGTTTATAAAAGAATTGCTAACAACGACGATCGAACACCGTGACACAATCGATGCATTGATCAAAAATTATCTCATTCATTGGCAGTTCGATCGATTAAGTCAGATGGATCGAACAATTATGCGCTTGGCTATTTGTGAGATTTGTTATTTCGGCGATATTCCAGCAGGTGTCAGCATTAATGAAGCCGTCGAATTAGCCAAAAAGTTTAGCGATCACGACGCGCATAAATTTATCAATGGCATTTTATCTAAAGTCGCAAACAATCATCATGAATAA